DNA from Metabacillus flavus:
CGGTCAAGTCCGATCGAAGCTGTACCTGATCCCTGTTTTCTTGCTATATCTTTGATGTGATAAAATGCTAAATCTTTTTGGTCTGCTTCATCAAGGGTCCGGATGTAATCCTCCCACACATTCTGAATCATTACCCGTTCTGCTTCATCTGCTGACAAAATCTCCTCAGACCACTTAAATCGTCTGATGCCATCCACATTCATTTCTGTAAAATCATCAAGCAATTTATTCATTCTTCTTTTCTTCAGCTTTTTCAGCAATTTACGAACCGGATTTTTCGTGTTATCTGCCGTAAAATAGAGGGTCACAGGGTCATCTTTGCCTTTTGCAAAGCGTTTCATCTGCTGACAGTATGCATTTAAGTAAGTTCGTATCCGCTCTTCCTGCTCCTGATCATCGTATCCCTCTGCTTGACAAAACAAGGCTATGCTGACCGACATCCGAAGCACGTCATATAGATAGGAACCCATTGTCCCTTCATCAAAATCGTTTACATCGTAGACAAAGTCACCCTTCTCATTCTGAAAGGCACCGAAATTCTCAATATGCAGATCTCCCTGAATCCAAATTGGTTTGTCTTCCGGGGTGTGAAAAGAAAAAGGGATTTTCGTTACATCAAAATAAAATAAATAAGCGCTGCCCCTGTAAAAACGAAATGGACTCTCTGCCATTTTTCGATATTTTTCGGCTCTCATTTCACGGTTAAGGCCCATTATTTCCCCGTCAAATTCATTTAAAATCGTGTCGATTGTTTGATAGCGCAGCTTTCTTCTCGTAGTATTTGCACGGTCTGCGATATTTTCCATGTTCATTTTTTCCTCACCGCTTTCCAATCATTATGAAGCGAAACTTTTAATAGCAAATTTCATTGAGCACCTGAACGAATCGAGGTTTCCAGTGCAGGACAAAATTAGTATATTCCTATTTTTTCAATCCTGCAAAAACCTTTGTGAAGAAGGAAGCAATCTTTGCTAAGATTAAAGAAGAACGGAAAAGAGGGTGAAGAACATGGATATCAAGCATCTGCAATATTTTATTGAAGTCGTTAAATTCAAAAGCTTTACACGAGCGGCCAATCACTTGTTCATCACCCAGCCAACCATCAGCAAGATGATCAAAAATCTTGAGGAGGATTTGGGAGTAACGCTATTTGAGCGTTCCCGCAAAAAACTCGTTTTGACGGATGCCGGTCAGGTCATTTATGAGCAGGCGAAGTCGATTGATCAAGCTTTCCGCAATCTTCAGCTGGAGCTTGACGATTTGCTCAACCTGAAAAAAGGAGTCATCCGGCTCGGCCTTCCACCCATTATTGACACTGGCTTTTTCCCTAAAATGATCGGATCTTTTCATGAAAAATACCCGAATATCACCTTCCACCTTGTGGAGGATGGCTCTAAAAAAATCGAAGAAGAGGTAGCAGCCGGAGGTCTCCATGCAGGGGTCGTTGTCCTGCCGGCAAATGAAGATGAATTTGAGTGTCTATCCTATATGAAAGAGGATTTCCGGGTCGTTCTGCACCCTGATCACCCGCTTGCTGCCCGGGATGAAATTGAGCTTTCAGAGCTTGCAATTGAACCCTTTATACTTTTTAATAAGGATTTTGTTCTTCATGACCGCATCCTTTCTGCATGCAATCGTGCGGGCTTCCATCCAAAGGTTGTATCGGAGAGCTCCCAGTGGGAGTTTATTGAGGAGATGGCTGCCTGCAAGCTTGGAGTTGCCTTATTTCCCGAGAGTATTTGCTGTCACCTCTCAGACAAAGTACGTTCTGTAAAAATCGTAAACCCATCAATGGGCTGGCACCTTGCAGTTATTTGGAGAAAAGACCACTATCTTCCCTATGCAGCAAGAGAATGGCTGCAATACGCCCAGAAGCAATTAAATCAGCATTAAATTTGCGGTTCCTCGACAATAAAAGAGGGCCGCTTTTTGACGTTAATATCCATACAAATCAACTTATATAAAGGCTATGTTAAAGCATGGTGTTGATTATTAACACCTGTTGATTGGTGCGGAAGGAGTGAGACTCCGCAGTGGCGAAGCCATGAGGAGGCCCACCGCCCGCCCAAGGATAAGCGAGCGACTGCTAGCTGCAATCAACAGCCAAGTTTAATAGAGCTTATATAAAAAAAGAGGATCAGATAAAAAATCGAAGCGTTTACATAGACAAACTGAATAGTCAGAATAAAAAATAACCATTTTACTTACAATTTTTCTCATACTACACTAGCCGTATAAACAACAGAGTGCTTTAGAAGGAAAGGATCTGACGACATGGAAGCAAAACGAGCGAAAGAAAGCCGCATCGTAAATACAGATCAAGTATTAACGTGCGATTTAAATAACTACAACACGTTATTCGGCGGTGTACTGATGAAAAAGCTGGATAGCTGTGCCACCTTATCAGCAAGACGGCACGCACGGGCAAAAGAGTGTGTGACCGCCTCAACAGACTCGATCGATTTTCTGTGCCCTATTCATCAAACCGATTCGGTCTGCATTGAGTCTTTTGTTTCCTATACAGGAAAAACATCAATGGAAATCTTCTGCAAGGTGATCGCCGAGGATATGATTAAAGGAGAACGCCGTATCGCAGCGACTGCGTTTCTAACCTTCGTTGCTTTGGATGAAAACAAGCGGCCCCTTGAAGTACCCGCTGTTATTCCGGAAACAGAAGAAGAGACTTTCCTTTATGAAACCGCGAATGAACGGGCTGAAATGAGAAAGCTAAGAAGAACGAAGAGCAGGGAGCTTGCCAAAAATATTACCCTTAGCAAGCCATGGGATCATTAATTTCAGAAAGGCAGGGATTCAAATGGTAGCCATCTCGAGCATAGAACAATTAAAGACACTGCAGGCAGATCTTGAAAAGATGAAAGAGGAGCACCCGGGCCTATTCACGCAGTGGATTCATCTTGTGAACTTAACTAGGCAGCTTCAATTTAAGCACCATTTTATGGGCAGCCTTCTGCTTGATGAAGAACCAGGCAGATATTTTCCGAGCAGTGCCAAAAAATCAGTCATTCTTCTTTATCAAAAAGA
Protein-coding regions in this window:
- a CDS encoding DUF2252 domain-containing protein, with the protein product MENIADRANTTRRKLRYQTIDTILNEFDGEIMGLNREMRAEKYRKMAESPFRFYRGSAYLFYFDVTKIPFSFHTPEDKPIWIQGDLHIENFGAFQNEKGDFVYDVNDFDEGTMGSYLYDVLRMSVSIALFCQAEGYDDQEQEERIRTYLNAYCQQMKRFAKGKDDPVTLYFTADNTKNPVRKLLKKLKKRRMNKLLDDFTEMNVDGIRRFKWSEEILSADEAERVMIQNVWEDYIRTLDEADQKDLAFYHIKDIARKQGSGTASIGLDRFYVLIEGEKGEQDLDDLVLEVKEVRAPIPGFFLPAGNDFWEEHFHQGERVIATQKAMHHHEDPFLGYVTMDGRHFYIRERSPVKKKLKAKHIEGPQAMDEALDTMGKITAKIHARADADLEDSFICHHSEIEIAKAIGPDTGRFTDQLSFAAMTYKRRVNADYALFCEWVNSF
- the cidR gene encoding cidABC operon transcriptional activator CidR; the protein is MDIKHLQYFIEVVKFKSFTRAANHLFITQPTISKMIKNLEEDLGVTLFERSRKKLVLTDAGQVIYEQAKSIDQAFRNLQLELDDLLNLKKGVIRLGLPPIIDTGFFPKMIGSFHEKYPNITFHLVEDGSKKIEEEVAAGGLHAGVVVLPANEDEFECLSYMKEDFRVVLHPDHPLAARDEIELSELAIEPFILFNKDFVLHDRILSACNRAGFHPKVVSESSQWEFIEEMAACKLGVALFPESICCHLSDKVRSVKIVNPSMGWHLAVIWRKDHYLPYAAREWLQYAQKQLNQH
- a CDS encoding acyl-CoA thioesterase — protein: MEAKRAKESRIVNTDQVLTCDLNNYNTLFGGVLMKKLDSCATLSARRHARAKECVTASTDSIDFLCPIHQTDSVCIESFVSYTGKTSMEIFCKVIAEDMIKGERRIAATAFLTFVALDENKRPLEVPAVIPETEEETFLYETANERAEMRKLRRTKSRELAKNITLSKPWDH